TGCGCTGACGCCTATTTGAAAACCGGTTTGCGACCCTGCATCTGGGCGGCGATCACTTCCATCTGGTCGGGCTTGCCGATCAGGTCCACCTGCTCGGCGCTTTCGGTCTGCAGCACCTCGGCCCGGCCCGCCGTTTCGGCCACCTCGATCAGCCGCTTGGCCGCGCGGATCGCCGACGGGCTCTTGCCCGCGATTTCCCCGGCCAGCGCCAGTGCCTCGGCCAGCGGGTCATCGGCCAGTTGCGTGACCAGCCCCCAGCGTTCGGCCTGTTCCGCCGCGATCGGCCGCGCCGTATAGGTCAGCATCCGCAGCACATCCGAACGCACCAGTTTCGGCAGCAGCACCATGCCACCCAGATCGGGAACGATACCCCATCGCATCTCCATCACCGACCATTTCGAATCGGGCGACGCGATGCGGATATCGGCGCCCAGCGCCAGTTGCAGCCCGCCGCCATAGGCCACGCCCTGCACGGCGGCGATCACCGGCACCGGCACCCGGCGCCAGACCATCACCAGTTCCTGCATCTCGTTGGTGTCGCCATGAGACCGCGACATCAGCCAGTCGCGCGGATCGACCTGCCCCATACTGGCAAAGCTCGACAGGTCGAGCCCGGCGCAGAAGCTCGGCCCCTCGCCCGACAGCACCACCGCGCGGGCATCCGAAGCCGCGACCTCCTGCCCGGCGGCGATGATCGCCTTGACCATCGCGTCGTCGAGCGCGTTCATCTTGTCGCCCCGGGTCAGGGTGACCCTCGCGATATGATCCTTGTATTCGACGGATACGCGCGCCATGTCCGATCTCCCAATCTAGCGTTGGGGCATAACCTGCCCCGAAGCGGCGCCGCGCGCCAGCGCAACGTGAGGGCAAGCACCATCGCGAGCCGCGCCACGGCGCTACGGCGCGGGATTTACTTCGTCCCTGCGTCAGCCTAGGGAATGCAGGCAGAAAGGCAGGCCGCCAGTGACCGATCCGACACCACGACCGCAAAGCGCCACCGCGCCGCTCTGGGTGGCCGCGGGCTGGCTGGCGCTGCTGCTGGGCGCGATCGGCATCCTGATGCCGGTGCTGCCGACCACCCCGTTCGTGCTGCTGGCCGCGTTCCTGTTCGGCAAGGGATCGCCCCGGTTGCGGGGCTGGCTGCTGCGCCATCGCGTGTTCGGCCCGATCATCGCCGACTGGGAGGCCAACGGCGTCATTCCGGTTCCGGTCAAATGGCTCGCCTGCACGATGATGGGGCTGGCCGCCGGCATCGCCCTCTGGGCCCGCCTGCCATGGCCGGTGCTGGCATTCCAGGCGGCATGCCTGACCGGCGCGGCATGGTATGTGCTGTCCCGGCCCAGCACGCCGCGCGGCTGATCCGGGGCCTTGCCGGGCACCGGCGCTTTGGCTTATCTGCCGCCATGACCACGCCGCGCTACACCCCGCTTGCCGCCTCGCTGCCCGCCACCGTGCCCTTCGTCGGGCCGGAAACCCAGGAACGCGGGCGCGGCGCGCCCTTTGCCGCGCGTCTCGGCGCCAATGAAAACGTCTTTGGCCCGTCGCCCGACGCGATTGCCGCGATGCAGGAAGCCACGGGCGATTGCTGGATGTATGGCGACCCGGAAAACCACGACCTGCGCCACGCGCTGGCCGCCCGTCACCGGGTCGATGCCGGCAATATCGTGATCGGCGAAGGCATCGACGGCCTGCTGGGATACCTGGTGCGGCTGACGGTCGGGCCGGGCGACGCGGTGGTGACCTCGGACGGGGCCTATCCGACCTTCAACTACCATGTGGCCGGTTTCGGGGGCAGCCTGCACAAGGTCCCCTACAGGGAGGACCGCGAGAACCCGGCGGCCCTGTTTGCAAAGGCGGCGGAAACCGATGCGCGGCTCGTCTATCTCGCCAATCCGGACAATCCGATGGGCAGCTGGTGGACCGGGGCCGAGATCGTGGCGGCGATGGCGGCGCTGCCCGACGGCTGCCTGCTGGTGCTCGACGAGGCCTATGTCGAATGCGCGCCCGATGGCACCGCCGTCGACCTGCCCGCCGACGATCCGCGCCTGATCCGGTTCCGCACTTTCTCCAAGGCATATGGCATGGCGGGCGCACGCGTCGGCTATGGCATCGCGGCGCCGGGGCTGGTGACGGCCTTCAACAAGGTGCGCAACCATTTCGGCGTGAACCGCGTGGCCCAGGCCGGGGCGCTGGCGGCGCTGGCCGATGACGGCTGGCTGAGCCATGTGCGGGGCGAGATCGCCGCCGCCCGCGACCGCATCGGAGCGATTGCGCGGGACAACGGGCTGGTGGCGCTGCCCTCGGCCACCAATTTCGTGACCATCGACTGCGGGCGCGACGGGGCGTTCGCGCGCGCGGTCCTGGCCGGGCTGGCCGACCGCGGGATCTTTGCCCGGATGCCCTTTGCCCAACCGCAGGATCGCTGCATCCGCATCAGCTGCGGGCGGAGCGGCGATCTCGACGCCTTTGCCGCCGCGCTGCCCGATGCGCTGGAGCAGGCACACAACCAGGCGCAGGGCTGAGCCGGCTCAGCCGCGAGCGATCACCCCGGCCGCCGCCGCGATCGCGCCGGTCCCATGGGGAATGTCCAGCGCCAGCATCCCGGTCTCGACCCCGCCGAGCAGCCCGAGGATCATCTGCCCGTTCACATGCCCCATGTGACCCAACCGGAAGAACCCGTGCCAGGCGGGATCGCCGGGGGCGGCCATGCCCAGCCCGATCCCCAGCGTCAGGCCCAGGTTGGCGTCGCACCAGTCGCGCAGCGCCGTGCCATGCGGCGAGGGCAGGTGCAGCGACGTGACCGCGTGCGACCGCTGCGCCGCGTCGGCCACGTTCAGCCGCAACGGCCCGTCACGCCCCCAGGCCTCGCACGCGGCCCAGATCGCGCGGGCGAGCCGTTCATGGCGGGCCCAGACCGCATCCAGCCCCTCGCCGAGGATCATGTCCAGCGCCACGCGCAGCCCGTAGAGGTGATGGGTCGGCGCGGTGCCGCCGAAATGCTGGTAGAAGATCTCGGGGTCGGCCCGCAGCGTCCAGTCCCAGTAGGGGCTGACGCGGTCGAGCGACGCCCGCACCGCCGCCGCGCGGTCGTTGAAAAACACGAAGGCGATGCCCGGCGGCACCATCAGCCCCTTCTGGCAGGCGGTGACGCTGACATCCACGCCCCAGGCATCCATCTCGAACCGGTCGCAGCCCATCGACGCGATGCAATCGGCCATCAGCAGCGCCGGGTGACCGGCGGCGTCCAGCGCCCGCCGCAGGGCGGCAATGTCGTTGCGCACCGAACTGGAAGTGTCCACATGTACCGCCAGCACGGCCTTGATCCGGTGGGCGCGGTCCTCGCGCAGCGCCGCCTCGACGCGCGCGGGGTCGATGGCCGAGCTCTTGCCGAAATCGAGCAGTTCGACCCGGGCGCCCAGCCCCCGCGCCACATCGGCCCAGCCATGCCCGAAACTGCCGGTCACCGGCGCCAGCACCGCATCACCGGGCGCGATGGTGTTGGCCAGCGCGGCCTCCCAGGCGCCGTGGCCGTTGCTGATATAGATCGCGGCCTTGTGGCGGGTGCCCGCCACCCGTTTCAGGTCGGGTATCATCCCATGCGTCATCTCGACCAGTTCGCCGGAATAGATGTTGGGCGCGGGGCGATGCATGGCCTGCAACACCGCGTCGGGTATCACCGACGGGCCCGGGATCGCCAGATAGTCGCGCCCCTTCGCCCGAATTGCCTGCACGGTCATCAGCCCGGCCTCCTTCGCTGTCCGGCGCCACAGTATCGCCGCGCGACCCGGCGTCAATTCCCTGCGGGCAGGACGCACCGCCCGCATCTTCACACCGGCGTTTTCGGCGCTAAACTGGCGCGAAGCGAATCCCGGCTCTGTGCCAGCCACGAACCAACGACCGTCCTGCCACCGACCGCGGACGCGACAAGGAAAAGCGACACCGGACCGGCCATGCCACACGCGACAGCCCTGCCTTCCGCCAGATGAGCCAACCGCCGAAATCCTCGACCGAGCTGCTGGGCTGGCTGTGGCGCGGCTATCTGCGCCGTCACATGGGCACTCTGGGCGTCGCCCTGATGTTCATGCTGCTCGAAGGCAGCATGGTGGGCGCGGTCAGCTACATGATGCAGCCGATGTTCGACCAGGTCTTTGTGGCCGGCAATGCCGAGGCGCTGGGCTGGGTGGCGGTGACGTTCCTGGTCTTGTTCTGTGTCCGCGGCGGCGCGGGCGTGGCGCAGAAGGTGCTGCTGACGCGGATTTCGCAACTGACCGCCGCGGACCTGCGCCGCGACCTGCTGGCGCGGCTGATCCGGCAGGACACGGCCTTTCACCAGGTCCACCCGCCAGGGTTCCTGATCCAGCGCACCCAGTCGGATGTGAACGCGGTCAACGACGTGTGGCGCGCGGTGATCACCGGGGCCGGGCGCGACCTGATTTCGCTGGTCGTGCTGCTGGGCGTCGCGGTCAACGTGGACTGGCGCTGGACGCTGGTGATGCTGGTCGGCGTGCCGCTGATGTTCCTGCCCATCGGCATGGCGCAGCGATATGTGCGCAAGAAGGCCGCAGCGGCCCGCGACCTGGGCGCCGCGCTGGCGACCCGGCTCGACGAGATCTTTCACGGCATCGTGCCGATCAAGCTGAACAACCTCGAACGATACCAGGCCAAGCGGTTCCAGGATCGCATGGACGGCTTCGTCCATTCCGAGATCCGCGCCTCGTTCGGCACCGCGTCGATCACCGGCATGATCGACGTCATGGCCGGGATCGGGTTCATGGGGGTGCTGCTGGTCGGCGGGTCCGAGATCATCGGCGGCGAAAAGACGGTCGGGCAGTTCATGTCGTTTTTCACCGCCATCGGCCTGGCCTTCGACCCGATGCGGCGGCTGGCCTCGATCAGCGGCACCTGGCAGGCGGCCGCGGCCGCGCTCGAACGGATCAAGGAACTGTTCGACGCCCCGATCCTGCTCACCTCGCCCGACACTCCGGTATCACCCCCCAATGGGCTGCCCGCGATCGACCTGGACAACGTGTCGCTCAGCTATGGCGACGCAAAGGTTCTGCGCGCGCTGTCGCTGCATGCAGATGCCGGCCGGACCACGGCGCTGGTGGGCGCGTCGGGCGCGGGCAAATCGACCATCTTCAACCTGCTCACCCGGCTGGTGGACCCGCAGGAAGGCACGGTCCGCGTCGGCGGCGTGGACGTGCGCGACATGGCGCTGCCGGAGCTGCGTAACCTCTATTCGGTGGTCAGCCAGGAGGCGCTGCTGTTCGACGACACGCTGCGCGAAAACATCCTGCTGGGCCGCGCCGATGTCAGCGACGACCAGTTGCAGGAGGTTCTCGACGCGGCCCATATCACCGATTTCCTGCCCAAGCTGGCTGATGGGCTGGACACCCAGGTCGGGCCGCGCGGCTCGGCCCTGTCGGGCGGACAGCGCCAGCGCGTGGTGATCGCGCGCGCGTTGCTTCGGGACACCCCGGTGCTGCTGCTGGACGAAGCCACCAGCGCGCTGGACGCGCAATCGGAAAAGGTGGTGCAACAGGCGATCGACGCGCTGGCGGGCGGGCGCACCACGCTGGTGATCGCGCACCGGCTGTCGACCATCCGCAACGCCGACAAGATCGTGGTCATGGATCGCGGCCGGGTCGTGGATGAAGGCACCCATGACGAACTGCTCGCCCGTGGCGGGGTCTATGCCGATCTCTACCGGCTGCAGTTCCAGGACGGCATGACACTGGTCGACCCCCAGGGCGCGGCCGCGGTCGGGTCGCAATCGCATCATGCGAGCGCCTCGGGCGGGTCCTGGCTGCGCCGGGTGGGGCTGCGGCTGTTCGGCTGAACCTAGCGCCGGGCCGCCGCGGCCAGCCGTTCCGGGTCGGCCCCGAACATACATCGCGCCTGGATCCACAGATTGCGCAGCCCGCCCTTGCGCAGGCGGGGCGGCACCGCCGCGCGCGCCGCGACCGCCAGCAACACCGGGCGCCCGGCCCCGTGACGCTTCAGCGCCTGCACCAGCGCCACATCCTCGAGCCGCGGCTGGTCCGGGAAACCGCCCGCCGCGTCATAGTCGGACCGGCGGACCAGCAGCCCCTGCTGGCCGAGTGGCAACCCGAACAGGCGGGTCCGCAGATTGGCCCAGCCCGCGACCAGGGCGGCGGCGGCGCCGCGGCCCTGGAACCCGAGCCGGAAACAGGCGGGGGACTGGCTGTTGGCGACATGCGCGGCCACCGCTTCGGACCAGCCGGGATCGGGCGCCGTGGTGGCATCCAGCACCAGCAGCCAGCGCCCGCGCGCAACCTGCCCCGCGCGGCGCAGCTGGCCGCCGCGCGACGGCGTGCCGACCAAGACACGCGCGCCGGCCTCGTCCGCCATCTGCCGCGTCGCGTCCGACGACCCGCCATCGGTGACGATCAGTTCGCGGATCAGACCGACCGGCAGACCCTCCATCAGCGCCTCCAGGCAGGTCGGCAAGTCACGCTCGTCATCGAGCGTGGGGATGATCACGGAAATCTCGGCAGGCAACGGGACGGTTCTTTCTCTGTTCAAGACTACCGGCCAGCTTATATGACGGAAGGGCATGTTCAAGGAGCCGACCCCATGACCTCTCGCCGCATCTTCCGACTGACCGGCAACGACACCGATCCCTTCCTGCAAGGGCTGGTCACCAACGATATCGGCAAGCTGAAGGACGGGCTGCTGCACGCGGCGCTGCTGACGCCGCAGGGGAAATACATCGCCGATTTCTTTCTCTGCCGCGCCGCGGACGGGGCGGTGCTGCTGGACGTGGCCGACACGCTGGCCGACGACCTGCTGAAGCGGCTGAACATGTACCGGTTGCGCGCCGACGTGACCATCGCGCCGACGGATCTGAACCTGCAGCGGGGCACCGGCCCCGCCCCTGACGGCGCGCTGGCGGACCCGCGCCACCCGGCGCTGGGCTGGCGGCGCTATTCGGACGCCCCGGCCGGCGACGATGGCACCGACTGGGATGCGATCCGGGTTGCCCACTGCATCCCCGAGACCGGGATCGAACTGACGCCTGACAGCTACATCCTCGAATCCGGGTTCGAGCGGCTGAACGGTGTCGA
This is a stretch of genomic DNA from Pukyongiella litopenaei. It encodes these proteins:
- a CDS encoding YgfZ/GcvT domain-containing protein, whose amino-acid sequence is MTSRRIFRLTGNDTDPFLQGLVTNDIGKLKDGLLHAALLTPQGKYIADFFLCRAADGAVLLDVADTLADDLLKRLNMYRLRADVTIAPTDLNLQRGTGPAPDGALADPRHPALGWRRYSDAPAGDDGTDWDAIRVAHCIPETGIELTPDSYILESGFERLNGVDFRKGCYVGQEVTARMKHKTELRKGLCTVAIDGAAPPGTAITADGKPAGTLFTRSGGRAIAYLRFDRARGDLKAGDATLRRLDPDRS
- a CDS encoding pyridoxal phosphate-dependent aminotransferase, translated to MTTPRYTPLAASLPATVPFVGPETQERGRGAPFAARLGANENVFGPSPDAIAAMQEATGDCWMYGDPENHDLRHALAARHRVDAGNIVIGEGIDGLLGYLVRLTVGPGDAVVTSDGAYPTFNYHVAGFGGSLHKVPYREDRENPAALFAKAAETDARLVYLANPDNPMGSWWTGAEIVAAMAALPDGCLLVLDEAYVECAPDGTAVDLPADDPRLIRFRTFSKAYGMAGARVGYGIAAPGLVTAFNKVRNHFGVNRVAQAGALAALADDGWLSHVRGEIAAARDRIGAIARDNGLVALPSATNFVTIDCGRDGAFARAVLAGLADRGIFARMPFAQPQDRCIRISCGRSGDLDAFAAALPDALEQAHNQAQG
- a CDS encoding crotonase/enoyl-CoA hydratase family protein, coding for MARVSVEYKDHIARVTLTRGDKMNALDDAMVKAIIAAGQEVAASDARAVVLSGEGPSFCAGLDLSSFASMGQVDPRDWLMSRSHGDTNEMQELVMVWRRVPVPVIAAVQGVAYGGGLQLALGADIRIASPDSKWSVMEMRWGIVPDLGGMVLLPKLVRSDVLRMLTYTARPIAAEQAERWGLVTQLADDPLAEALALAGEIAGKSPSAIRAAKRLIEVAETAGRAEVLQTESAEQVDLIGKPDQMEVIAAQMQGRKPVFK
- a CDS encoding pyridoxal-phosphate-dependent aminotransferase family protein yields the protein MTVQAIRAKGRDYLAIPGPSVIPDAVLQAMHRPAPNIYSGELVEMTHGMIPDLKRVAGTRHKAAIYISNGHGAWEAALANTIAPGDAVLAPVTGSFGHGWADVARGLGARVELLDFGKSSAIDPARVEAALREDRAHRIKAVLAVHVDTSSSVRNDIAALRRALDAAGHPALLMADCIASMGCDRFEMDAWGVDVSVTACQKGLMVPPGIAFVFFNDRAAAVRASLDRVSPYWDWTLRADPEIFYQHFGGTAPTHHLYGLRVALDMILGEGLDAVWARHERLARAIWAACEAWGRDGPLRLNVADAAQRSHAVTSLHLPSPHGTALRDWCDANLGLTLGIGLGMAAPGDPAWHGFFRLGHMGHVNGQMILGLLGGVETGMLALDIPHGTGAIAAAAGVIARG
- a CDS encoding YbaN family protein, coding for MTDPTPRPQSATAPLWVAAGWLALLLGAIGILMPVLPTTPFVLLAAFLFGKGSPRLRGWLLRHRVFGPIIADWEANGVIPVPVKWLACTMMGLAAGIALWARLPWPVLAFQAACLTGAAWYVLSRPSTPRG
- a CDS encoding glycosyltransferase, which encodes MIIPTLDDERDLPTCLEALMEGLPVGLIRELIVTDGGSSDATRQMADEAGARVLVGTPSRGGQLRRAGQVARGRWLLVLDATTAPDPGWSEAVAAHVANSQSPACFRLGFQGRGAAAALVAGWANLRTRLFGLPLGQQGLLVRRSDYDAAGGFPDQPRLEDVALVQALKRHGAGRPVLLAVAARAAVPPRLRKGGLRNLWIQARCMFGADPERLAAAARR
- a CDS encoding ABC transporter ATP-binding protein yields the protein MSQPPKSSTELLGWLWRGYLRRHMGTLGVALMFMLLEGSMVGAVSYMMQPMFDQVFVAGNAEALGWVAVTFLVLFCVRGGAGVAQKVLLTRISQLTAADLRRDLLARLIRQDTAFHQVHPPGFLIQRTQSDVNAVNDVWRAVITGAGRDLISLVVLLGVAVNVDWRWTLVMLVGVPLMFLPIGMAQRYVRKKAAAARDLGAALATRLDEIFHGIVPIKLNNLERYQAKRFQDRMDGFVHSEIRASFGTASITGMIDVMAGIGFMGVLLVGGSEIIGGEKTVGQFMSFFTAIGLAFDPMRRLASISGTWQAAAAALERIKELFDAPILLTSPDTPVSPPNGLPAIDLDNVSLSYGDAKVLRALSLHADAGRTTALVGASGAGKSTIFNLLTRLVDPQEGTVRVGGVDVRDMALPELRNLYSVVSQEALLFDDTLRENILLGRADVSDDQLQEVLDAAHITDFLPKLADGLDTQVGPRGSALSGGQRQRVVIARALLRDTPVLLLDEATSALDAQSEKVVQQAIDALAGGRTTLVIAHRLSTIRNADKIVVMDRGRVVDEGTHDELLARGGVYADLYRLQFQDGMTLVDPQGAAAVGSQSHHASASGGSWLRRVGLRLFG